The genomic DNA ATTTTGAAGAACTTTGAAGCTAACTTAGTAAAAGCCATAACCACCTCCACCAACGGAATATTTATATATCAACCTGATACTGAAATAATACTATGTGGACCGACAACCTCAATCATTAATAGCCAATTAACTCCATACTATTATAAATAACCAGCATTAATATACGATTAACAAATACTTTCTAAATAGCAATAAAGAAATAGAAGAGACTTATCAAAGCAATTTATCTATCGCCCACGCACTACTCCTGCACTCTTTGTGCGCCTCACTCCCTTCCGGTAAATCTCATTATCCTTCATTACAACATGTGGCCCGAACACCCGCTTCGCCAACTTCTCAGCCACTATCCCTGCCTTCGAATCACTCACGCTGAAAAAGATCTTATCGCCATTATCTTTGACCATGCCGCCACTTTCCAGCGTATAAAGAATATTCCCAGAGGAATCGACACGCCAACTAAGCTTATTTAACATCGGTTTTTCAGGCTTGAACTCGCCATCTTTATTCTTCGCCCGATGCTCAATACTTTGCCCAATATTGTAACGTTTCTTTTCCTCAGCTTGGAGCTGGAGCATCTTGGCAATCGAAATCAACTTACGCTTATCCTTCCAAGCTAAACTGGAATCCACTCGGATCTGACTTTGCTTCAGCTTCCAGTTCGGTGCTAAAGGATCGGCTTTTGCGAACTCTTGCTGAGTATTTCTTTCAATTGGATCTTTCTTGGACCGCAAGACCTGCAAAGCCACGTCATCACCGTTTTCAGCCTTCCATTTAAGAAAATCATTCCAGCGGCTAAAAGGACTTTGTTTTCGCAACTCTGACCTTCTCTCTGCCATTTCCACTTTTATTCCTTCCTGTATTTCAGTCTTCTTACCGGCTGCCATGGCTAACAACTTACTCCGGTCTTTAAGAGTCAGTTTGCGGTCATTCTTAATCGCTTTAATCTTGTTACCCCAAAAATCTGCCGCGCAGTTCCAGCGTTCATCCTGTTCAGACTTGAGATCTTCGTAGACTTTTTTCCTGCCGTCTATTGCCTCACGGTACTGCGCGTAAAGCTCCCCTCGCTTTTTATGAAGTGGGCGCGATACGTACCGATCATTTTCTACAACTTCCTGCGCAATGGACAACGGTTTCTGATACTGCCCAAGTTTTCCTTCAAGCTTAGCTTTGGTAAAATTTCGATCCAGCCTACTAGCTTTAACGGCAGTACTGGAATGTTTATCTTTGATGATACAGCCATTCCCTCTAGCTTTAACCTCAACACCTATCTGCGCCAGCGATTTATGGAAATCCTGCCAACTCTGTGCGCTATCTAGTGACTTGAAAATAAAGTCCTTGCGCTCTTTCAAGTAGGAATCAAAAGACTGCTGCCCGGAATGCGCTTCATAAGTCTCAGCCCTATCATTATTTCGCTTAGCCTCCATATCCTTTTGCCGGCCATTGTCTGGCTTCAAACCAAACTTCTGTTCCAGTTCACGATGCAGCCGGTCGCGCTTGAAATAGTCTCGGTAAGGCTCATGCCTAGTCAGAGTTTCAGGATGAATCATATTGTAAGCAATATGCATGTGAATGTTGTTAGTATTCTTATGAACTCCACAATGACGTTGGTGGTCCTCAAATCCTAAAACCTTCGCAAATTCTTTTTCCATCACCTTACACTTCTCTGGAGTCAGCAGGGCTTCATCTTCCGGCCTGAAGGACACAATCAGATGATAAGTCTTTTCTTTCCTGGTGCGCTGGTTCAGATCCTGAGTGTCCAAAACTTCCTGAATGGCCAGTTGATAGTTTTCACCAGCCCAACAGCCATCATTCCAAGAATAAAGAGTCTTCTCCCCTTTGTTCTTAGCATCGGCAATGTAGTCGGCCAATCTCCGATAACTATCGTTCTGAGGCTTACAAGCTATCCTTCGGCTAATCATAAGCTTATCACCTTCTCGCACAATTCCTTCTGTCGCTGCCGTAGATCTTTAAGCAACTCCTCAACATCAAGCCGGTGTTTGTCATCATCAAGAATCCACATCTTGAGCAGACCTCCAAGTCGGGCAAGGTCTGCATTAATTTTTAACAACTCCCGGCGTGCCTGCTGATCCTCCCGGCTCTTAATTTCATGACCAAGGCAAACGGCTTTCGCAAAAGCAGAAATGGACAGACTACACTGCTTTGCAGTGGCACTGACTTTATTGTGCTCTTCTTCAGAGACATATGCTTTTATGACTTTCTTATTACTCGGCACGAATTCCACTCTTTTTCTTGATTGTCTTTATTCTTACGTTGAGCCGAAGGCGAATAAGTCAACCTCAGCCACAGGCTGGGCAGGGCGTAAGGTCGTCCACTTTGAAAAAGTGGGCCTACCTTACCTGTCCTGCCTTCCGACTCCGTGAGATTATATGCGATTTAGTGCCATTATTACAAGTCATTAAGTAAAAAGAGAGGAATATCATAAAATCTCGTTTAATCTCATTAAATATCTCTTAAAATCATAAAATATCGTAAAATATCATAAAAAAGACCTCCATTAGCAAACATGTTGCGTTAATAAAGGTCAGTTTATTTGATTAGAACTGATATGTCGGGGAGCCCGTGCAAACTATGCACGGTATGATTATTTTGCTTACCTGCGGAATTTGTTCCGTAGGGCAAAAGCGAAGAGGGCAGCTTGGATGGTTACAAGAAGGTTGTAAAATGCTTTAAAAAAATAGTTCCAGTCAGAAATATTGGAGCAGGTGAGCTCTATTTTAGTTAGAGGAAGATACCATAGCCAACGGGAAACTAAGTGTGTGTTGTCTTTAAAAACTTCGCCGCACAATGTGAATTCATAGAATGGTCCGAAATAAAGGGCGGTTAGTAAAGGACAGAGAATGAACAAAAATAAGAAAGCAAAAGCCCGAAGAGGTTCTTCCCCATACCCGCTTATGATCCAGTAAATATTGTTAATTGTCCTTAAGAACAATGTTCGCGGGGACTTCCACTTGTTTTCATGATGCAGTCTTTTTCTGAGCATTTCTTTTTCTTTGTAGTGCCATGCTGAGGCT from Maridesulfovibrio frigidus DSM 17176 includes the following:
- a CDS encoding plasmid mobilization protein, with the protein product MPSNKKVIKAYVSEEEHNKVSATAKQCSLSISAFAKAVCLGHEIKSREDQQARRELLKINADLARLGGLLKMWILDDDKHRLDVEELLKDLRQRQKELCEKVISL
- the traI gene encoding TraI/MobA(P) family conjugative relaxase codes for the protein MISRRIACKPQNDSYRRLADYIADAKNKGEKTLYSWNDGCWAGENYQLAIQEVLDTQDLNQRTRKEKTYHLIVSFRPEDEALLTPEKCKVMEKEFAKVLGFEDHQRHCGVHKNTNNIHMHIAYNMIHPETLTRHEPYRDYFKRDRLHRELEQKFGLKPDNGRQKDMEAKRNNDRAETYEAHSGQQSFDSYLKERKDFIFKSLDSAQSWQDFHKSLAQIGVEVKARGNGCIIKDKHSSTAVKASRLDRNFTKAKLEGKLGQYQKPLSIAQEVVENDRYVSRPLHKKRGELYAQYREAIDGRKKVYEDLKSEQDERWNCAADFWGNKIKAIKNDRKLTLKDRSKLLAMAAGKKTEIQEGIKVEMAERRSELRKQSPFSRWNDFLKWKAENGDDVALQVLRSKKDPIERNTQQEFAKADPLAPNWKLKQSQIRVDSSLAWKDKRKLISIAKMLQLQAEEKKRYNIGQSIEHRAKNKDGEFKPEKPMLNKLSWRVDSSGNILYTLESGGMVKDNGDKIFFSVSDSKAGIVAEKLAKRVFGPHVVMKDNEIYRKGVRRTKSAGVVRGR